One region of Pseudanabaena sp. BC1403 genomic DNA includes:
- a CDS encoding STAS domain-containing protein: MDTITKVNQLSFDQGLNSEFAFTIKLTNSKFDSLEGAEFLGKVESWVSANIMMNNKEVPVLIVDMENVEFIDSQGLEKLLACLRLMQSHKSNILLCSQQPSVRLVFEITRIDQLFAVFPSVSNFVNRFDTQNQGSEYLLAA; the protein is encoded by the coding sequence ATGGATACAATTACTAAAGTTAATCAGCTATCCTTCGACCAAGGTTTAAATAGCGAATTCGCATTTACAATTAAACTTACCAATAGCAAGTTCGACAGCCTCGAAGGAGCTGAATTTCTTGGTAAAGTTGAGTCTTGGGTTTCAGCTAACATAATGATGAACAATAAAGAAGTTCCTGTTCTGATTGTTGACATGGAAAATGTAGAATTTATTGATAGTCAAGGTTTGGAAAAGCTCTTAGCCTGTTTGAGACTAATGCAATCCCACAAAAGTAATATTCTACTTTGCTCTCAACAACCTTCTGTTCGTCTTGTATTTGAGATTACAAGAATCGATCAATTATTTGCGGTGTTCCCTAGTGTTAGCAATTTCGTAAATCGCTTTGACACTCAAAATCAAGGTTCTGAATATCTATTAGCGGCTTAG
- the hemG gene encoding protoporphyrinogen oxidase → MTITPPSENNQPIDVLVVGAGISGLTIAHELAISKKYSVLVAEAQDRVGGAITSAKNDEGYQWEEGPNSFQPAPELLRLAVQVGLKDELVLADGKLPRFVFLNGKLNALPMTPASAIASKILTWGGKIRLALGAIGFARPAMAGEESVDQFFSRLLGRQAVERLVAPFISGVYAGDPKRLSAKAAFSKIARLETYGGLIAGAILSSKQRKAEKINDPNIPKTKAGELGSFRQGIKMLPEAIATKLREQGSAIKQQWTLRSLEKQGEVYISKFDTPTGEETVTSRSIVLATPAYVTAKLLQDYLPAASQALNEIFYPTVACVVLAYPKSEFAYDMKGFGNLIPRTQGVRTLGTIWSSSLFTGRAPEGWQLLLNFIGGTLDPALAKLSEPEIIAAVHQDLKKTILRPDTKAEPKAIAVHVWDKAIPQYEIGHLERLAIVEAELQKSQGLYVSANFIGGVALGDCIKRSLQEANKIDAYLK, encoded by the coding sequence TCTTGGTAGCAGAAGCACAGGATCGTGTGGGTGGAGCCATAACCAGTGCCAAAAATGACGAAGGTTATCAATGGGAAGAGGGCCCAAATAGTTTCCAACCCGCTCCTGAACTATTGCGTCTAGCGGTACAGGTAGGACTCAAGGATGAATTGGTGCTAGCTGATGGCAAATTACCCCGTTTCGTTTTTCTAAATGGGAAGTTAAACGCCTTACCGATGACTCCAGCGAGTGCGATCGCATCTAAAATATTGACTTGGGGCGGCAAGATTCGTCTAGCTCTAGGTGCAATCGGCTTTGCGCGTCCAGCCATGGCTGGAGAAGAATCCGTTGATCAATTCTTTTCACGTTTGCTAGGCAGACAAGCAGTTGAAAGATTAGTTGCACCGTTTATCTCAGGTGTATACGCAGGCGATCCCAAGCGACTCAGTGCCAAGGCTGCCTTTTCTAAGATTGCTCGTCTAGAAACCTATGGTGGGTTAATCGCAGGCGCAATATTATCTAGCAAACAACGGAAAGCCGAAAAGATTAATGATCCGAATATTCCCAAAACTAAAGCTGGTGAACTAGGTTCATTTCGTCAAGGTATAAAAATGCTGCCTGAAGCGATCGCTACCAAGTTAAGAGAGCAAGGTTCAGCCATCAAACAACAATGGACTTTGCGATCGCTGGAAAAACAAGGCGAAGTCTATATTTCTAAGTTCGATACACCCACGGGTGAAGAAACTGTGACATCGCGATCGATTGTTCTCGCTACCCCAGCCTATGTCACGGCAAAATTACTGCAAGATTACTTGCCAGCCGCCAGTCAAGCCTTGAATGAGATTTTCTATCCGACCGTTGCTTGTGTGGTACTTGCTTATCCTAAGAGCGAATTTGCCTATGATATGAAGGGCTTTGGCAATCTGATTCCCCGCACTCAAGGAGTAAGAACTTTAGGCACTATCTGGTCATCGAGCCTATTTACTGGACGTGCTCCAGAAGGTTGGCAACTATTACTAAACTTTATTGGCGGCACGCTTGATCCCGCTCTAGCCAAACTTTCGGAACCAGAAATCATTGCCGCTGTGCATCAAGATTTAAAGAAAACAATTCTTCGACCTGACACGAAAGCCGAACCAAAAGCGATCGCAGTTCATGTATGGGATAAAGCGATCCCCCAATACGAAATCGGACATTTAGAAAGGCTTGCCATTGTGGAAGCAGAATTACAGAAATCTCAAGGACTTTATGTCAGTGCCAATTTTATCGGAGGTGTGGCTCTAGGTGACTGCATCAAGCGTAGTTTGCAAGAAGCCAATAAAATTGATGCATATCTAAAGTAA